The sequence below is a genomic window from Thioalkalivibrio sp. ALJ12.
GCCACCCTGCTGAAGATCTCGCCGTTCATGCCGCTGGCAAGGGCGGACGCGGAGTTCGCGCCCGTCTACGTGGGCGATGTCGCCGAGCATTTCGTGGATGCCCTGGAGGATCCGGAGACCTTCGGCGAAGGCTTTGAGCTGTGCGGTCCGCAGACCTACAGCCTGGAAGAGCTGGTGCGCTATGTCGGCCGCCTGATCGGCCACCGCCGCCCGGTCATCGCGCTCCCCGACTGGGCCGGAAAGCTGCAGGCCAGCGTGTTCGAGTTCGTGCCCGGCAAGCCGCTGTCGCGCGACAACTTCGCCTCGCTGACCATCGACAGCGTCTGCGAAGGTGAGTCCCGTCTGCCCTGCCCGACGCGCCTCGAGGCGATCGCCCCGGAGTACCTCGGTGGCGGCATCGAGGCACGCAAGCAGGCCCTGCGCACCCATACCCGCGAGGTCGACCGCGGCTAGCGGCCGCGCGGGCGCCATGCAGACCTATCTCGTCGGGGGCGCGGTGCGCGACCGGCTGCTGGGGCGCCCGGTGCATGAACGCGACTACGTGGTGGTGGGCTCCACGCCCGAGGCCATGGAGGCTGCCGGCTTCCGCCCGGTGGGGCGGGATTTCCCGGTCTTTCTGCACCCCGAGACGCACGAGGAATATGCGCTGGCGCGCACCGAGCGCAAGACCGCGCGCGGCTACCACGGCTTCCAGTTCAATGCCTCGCCCGAGGTCACGCTGGAGGCCGACCTCGAACGGCGTGACCTGACCATCAACGCGATGGCGGAGGACGCCGACGGCCATCTGATCGACTGCTACAACGGCCAGGCCGACCTCGAGGCGCGCCTGCTGCGTCACGTCTCGCCCGCCTTCGCCGAGGACCCGGTGCGACTGCTGCGCGTGGCCCGCTTTGCCGCACAACTGGAGCCATGGGGCTTTCGGGTCGCCGATGACACGCGGGAGCTGATGCGCGAGCTGGTCACCTCCGGCGAGGTCGATGCGCTGGTACCGGAGCGCGTCTGGGCCGAGTGCGAAAAGGCCCTGAAGAGCCCGGCCCCGCGCCGCTTCATCGAGGTGCTGCGCGAGGCCGGGGCGCTGGCCCGCCTGTTCCCCGAGATCGAATGCCTGTTCGGCGTCCCGCAGCCGGCGCGCTACCACCCGGAGATCGATACCGGCGTGCATACCCTGATGGTGCTGGACCAGGCCACCCGCCTGTCCGAGTCCCCGGAGGTCCGCTTCGCTGCGCTGGTCCACGACCTCGGCAAGGGCAACACCGACCCCGAGATCCTGCCCAGCCACCACGGCCACGAGGAGCGCGGGGTCGTACTGATCCGCGCACTGGCCGAGCGCCTGCGCATCCCCAACCGCTACCGCGAACTGGCCGTGCGGGTCGCGCGCTATCACGGACTGGTGCACCGGGTCTTCGAGCTGCGCCCGAAGACGGTGATGAAACTCGTAGACGGGCTCGATGCCCTGCGCCGGCCGGACAACGTCGAGCCCTTCCTGCTCGCGGTGGAGGCAGATTTTCGCGGGCGCACCGGCTGGCAGGACAAGCCCTATCCCCAGGCCGATGCGGTGCGCCGCGCCGTGGCGGCCGCGCAGGGGGTCGACGTCCAGACCCTGATGGCCGAGGGGCACAAGGGCAAGGCCCTCGGCGAGGCCCTGGAGCGTGCGCGTATCCGGGCGATCGAGGATGCCCTCCACACCGCCCCGAACCCGTAGGAGGCCAGCCCTCTGGCCGATCGGCTGTCGGTCCGGGCCCATCGGCCAGAGGGCTGGCCTCCTACAGCAACTTGCCTGGACGAGCGTGCGAACGTACTCTTTCGCCGCTATTGACGTACTCGAGGACTCCGCGATGGATTTCGCCCTGGCCCGGATGAACATGGTTGAACAGCAGGTCCGTCCCTGGGACGTGCTGGACATGCGTGTACTGGACGTGATGGAAACGCTTCCACGCGAACGCTTCATGCCGGACGCCTACAAGGCCCTGGCGTACGCCGACTCCGAAATCCCGCTCGGCCATGGCGCGCACACCCTGCCACCGGTGGTGATCGGCCGCCTGCTGCAGGCCGCCGCCGCGCAGCCGACCGAGACGGTGCTGGAGATCGGTACCGGCTCCGGCTATGTCACCGCCTGCCTGGCACGCCTGGCCGCGCACGTCGACTCCATCGAGCGCATTGACGAACTGCGCCTGAATGCGCGCAATACGCTGGTCGACTTGGGGCTGGAGAACGCCAGCCTGCGCACCGCCACCGTGACCCCCGAGTGGGCTCCGCCGCGCGAGCGCTATGACGTGATCGTGCTGACCGGCGCGATGACCGAATACAACGACTTCCTCGAACGCTACCTGACCCTGGGTGGCCGGCTGTTCGTGATCACCGGTGACGGCCCGATCATGCAGGCCAACCTGATTACCCGCACCACCGAGGACAGCGTCCGCCACGACGTGCTGTTCGAGACGCGTGTGGAGCCGCTGGTCGGTTTCGAACCGAAACCCGCGTTCGAATTCTGACTTCCCACCCCCGGCCGTCCGCCCGCCGGGGTCTCCATCGCAGAAACACGGGTCCGCGTGCACATTGCCCGGTGTTTCCCTACGATGGAGCTTTCCCTGTCTATTCAGGAAGCCGCGCCCATGAACCGGTCCGTCAAACGTATTTTTTCCACGCTGGCGACTGCCGGCATCGCCCTGCTGGTGGCCAGTCCGGCCCCGGCCGCCAGCCTGCTTGAGGTCTACGAGCGCGCCGCGACGGAAGACGCCGAGCTGCGCGCGGCCAAGGCCGAGTACCGCAGCGTGCTCGAGAACCGCCCGATCGCGCGCTCCGCGTTCCTGCCGCAGATCACCGGTGACGCCGAGGCCGGCGCCTTCTACAACAACTATCGCAACCGGGACAGCTTCGACGGACGCCAGACCAGCTTTGGCGTATCGCTGATGCAGAGCCTCTACGACCGCCGCAATTTCATTGAACTGACCCAGGCCGATCTCGAGATTGCGCGCGCGGAGGCCGAACTGGACGCCGCCCGCCAGGACCTGATCCTGCGGGTATCCGAGGCCTACTTCGATGTACTGGTTGCACAAGAGACACTGGCCTTTCGCGAGGCGGAGCTCGAGGCCATCGGCCGCCAGCTGGAACAGACCGAGCGCCGCTTCGAGGTGGGCCTGATCGCCAGCACCGACGTGAAAGAGGCCCAGGCCCAGCGCGACATCGCCGTGGCCGAACGCATCGCCGCGGAGAACCAGCTGGACGTGGCGCGCGAACAACTCGCGGTAATCACCAATACGTACTGGGACGAACTCGACGTGCTGCGCGAGGATGCCGAACTAACCCCGCCAGAACCGGCCGATGCCCAGGCATGGGTCGATATCGCGCTGGAAAATAACCTGGAGCTGGCTGCCCAGCGTCTGACCACCGAGACCGCCCGCGAGCAGATCCAGCGTCAGCGCGCCGAGGGCCAGCCAAGGCTGAACCTGAACGCCTCGGTCAGCGAAAACCGTTTCCACGGTATCGATGACGGCGGCGCTGGCGCGCAGGGCGTGGGGCCCCTGTTCAACGAAGGCACCGAGGCCCAGGTGGGCGTGCGCCTGGAGGTGCCGTTCTATACCGGCGGGCGCGTGAGCGCGCTGACCCGCCAGGCCCGCGAGGACTTCCAGGCCGCACAGGAAGGCCAGTCGCTCGTTGAACGCCGCACCACCCAGGACACGCGCAATGCCTATCTGTCGGTGATCGCGAACAGCTCGCGCGTGCGCGCCCTGGAGCAGGCACTGATCTCCACCCAGGCCGCCTTCGAGTCGGCCGAAGCCGGGTTCGAGGTCGGCACGCGTACCCAGGTCGACGTGCTGCTGGCCCTGCGCGAGGTGTTCCGCGCCGAGCGTGACTACGCCGAGGCCCGCTACGGCTTCCTGACCGACTCGCTGCGCCTGCAGCGCGCCGCCGGCCGCCTGAGCGTCGCGGACCTGGAGTCGATCAACCAGCTGCTGGAGCGATGACCGTCGATCCACACGCCCGCTGCGACCGTGCCCGTTCCCGCCTGGTCCTGATCGACCTGCAGGAGCGGCTGCTGGCCGCAATGCCGGACAGCGAACGCGATGCGGTGGAACGCCACACCGCACGGCTCGTCGAGGCCGCGCGCAAGCTGGACATCCCGATCGAGGTCTCGCGCCAGTATCCGAAGGGGCTGGGCGAGGTGACCGCGAGCCTGCAGCAGGCACTGGACGGACATGGCACGCTGACCGACAAGACGGCCTTCTCCTGCTGCGCGGAAGACGACCTCCACGCGCGCCTGACCGGCGGCGACCAGATCATCCTGACCGGCGCCGAGACACATATCTGCGTCACGCAGACGGCCCTGGAACTGCTGGACGCAGGTGTTACCGTGTTCGTGGTCGAGGATGCGGTCTGCTCGCGCGACGCCACGCGCAAGCGCAACGGACTGGAGCGACTGCGCGCGGCGGGCGCGATCATCACGAACCACGAATCGGTACTGTTCGAGTGGCTGCGCGACGCGGCCGACCCGCAGTTCCGCGAGCTCAGTCAACTGATCCGCTAACGATAGACGGGGAGAAACGCAGGGATGCGCATGCTAGGAAACATTCTGCTGGGCGCGTGGCTGATCCTGTTCGGCCTGCGCGGCCTGCTGGGGCTGCAGTTTCAGTACGACCACTATGTGATCAGCGGTCTGGCCGTGATCGCGGGTATCCTGTTCATCCTGCGACGTTAAACGAAACCCGGACATGCGCCTTTCGCCCGAAGAATACCGCCAACTGGACCATCGCCGGATCACCCTGCTAGGGATGTCCGGTGTCGGCAAGACGCGCCTGTCCAACATGCTCCGACGCGAGGAGTGGTTCCACTACTCGGGTGACTACCGCATCGGCACGCGCTACCTGAGCGAACCGATCCTGGACAACATCAAGGCCCAGGCGATGGCCGTGCCGTTTCTGCGCGACCTGCTCCGCTCGGACTCGATCCAGATCATCAACAACATCACGGTGGACAACCTGCACCCGGTCGCGAGCTTCCTCGGCAAGCTCGGCAACCCGGAACAGGGCGGCCTGCCGCTGACCGAGTTCAAGCGCCGCCAGAACCTGCACCACGAGTCCGAGGTGCAGGCGATGCTCGACGTGCCGGACTTCATCCACAAGTCGCAGACGCTGTTCGGCTATCCGCATTTCGTCAACGACGCCGGCGGCTCGGTCTGCGAACTGGACAGCCCCGGCGTCCTGGAGACCCTCGCCGAGCACACGCTGATCCTCTACATCAAGGCGACTGACGAAGACGAGCGCCAGCTGATCGAGCGCGCGGAACGCGACCCGAAGCCGCTGTACTACCGCGAGGCCTTCCTCGACCAGCAGCTTGCCGAGTACATGCGCGACGAGGGGCTGGACTATGTCGCCCAGATCGACCCGGACGCCTTTGTGCGCTGGGTGTTCTCGCGCCTGTTCCGCGCGCGCCTGCCACGCTACGAGGCAATCGCGGAGGCACACGGCTACACCATCAGCACCACCGAGCTCGCGCAGGTCCGCAACGCCGCGGACTTCGACGACCTGGTGTGCATGGCCCTGGAGCGGGAGGCGCGACTGTAATGCCTCTCGTTGCCCACTCCGACCTGCCCACCTTCGCCCGCCTGAAGAGCGAGGGCGAGACCGTACTGCCCAGCGACTTCGCCCAGCAGCAGGAGATCCGCGCGCTGCACATCGGGCTGCTGAACATGATGCCGGACGCCGCCCTGGCGGCCACCGAGCGCCAGTTCTTCCGCCTGATTGGCGAGAGCAACCAGATCGCGCAGTTCTACATCCATCCCTTTACCCTGCCGCAACTCAAGCGCGGGCCGAAGGGGCGCGATCACATCAAGCAGTACTACGAGGACTTCGAGGATCTGAAGAAGGATGGCCTCGACGCGCTGATCATCACCGGGGCCAACGTGACCCAGCCCGATCTGGCGCTGGAGCCGTTCTGGGAGCCCCTGGCGGAGGTCGTCGACTGGGCCTGGGACAACGTGACCTCCACGCTGTGCTCCTGCCTTGCCACCCACGCCGTACTGCAGGCCCGCTACGGCGAGCATCGCGTGCACATGGGCGAGAAGCTGTGGGGCGTGTTCCCGCATCGCGTGGTGGACCGCGGCCACCCGCTGGTCACCGGCGTGAACACGCGTTTCGACGTGCCACACTCGCGCTACAACGACGTCTCGCGCGAGCAGTTCGAGCGCCACGGCCTGCGTGTACTGGTGGAGAGCGAGCAGTCCGGCATCCATCTGGGTGCATCACCGGATGGTTTCCGCATGGTCTTCTTCCAGGGGCATCCGGAGTACGACTCGATCAGCCTGCTCAAGGAGTACAAGCGCGAGGTCGTGCGCTACATCCAGGGCGAGCGCGAGAGCTATCCGCCCCTGCCGGAGAACTACCTGCTGCCGCAGGCGGCGGCGATCCTCGACGAGCACCGCGAGCATGTGCAGGTCGCGGTCGAGCACTGCACCGAGATCCCGGCACTGCCGGAGGCACTGCTGCTCGACCGCCTGGACAACACCTGGCACGACACCGCACTGGCGGTGATGAACAACTGGCTGGGCAACGTCTACCAGCTGACGAACCTCGACCGGCGCAAGCCGTTTCGCGACAGCGTCGACCCGAACGACCCGCTCGCCGGGCGGCGCTAATCCGGCTCTGCCCCTCATGGCGAGGAGGTGACGAGGCAGCCTCCTGACGATGGCAGGGCCGCGGGGCCGGTTGTTTCGAGAATCGATGGATTCGTCGCTTCGCTCCTCGCAATGACAGCGCGGGGGGATCTCCTCGTAACCAGGGATACCGATGGCCGAGACTGATTCGGAAAAGCTGCCGCGTCCGATCCTGCACCTGTACGAGACCATCGCCGGGGAAGAGGACGCGCGCGTCTGCAAGGACATCCCGGAGGATGCCTGCCGCGCGCAGCCGGTCAATTTCTTCGTCCACCTGGTCTCCAACACGCTGAGCAAGATTGGCGACGAGCTGGCCTCGGCGCGGCTGGTGCTGGCCTGGCTGCTGGGGGCACTAGGCGCCCCGGCCGCGTTTGCCGGCTTCCTCGTCCCGATCCGCGAATCGGGGTCGCTGCTCCCGCAGCTGTTCGTCGCCGCCTCCATTCGCCGCCGCGCCATCCGCAAGGGGTTCTGGATCCTGGGCTCGGTCCTCTCCGGGCTGGCGGTCGCCGGCATGGCGATCGTCGCCCTGACCCTGGAGGGCGCGGCGGCGGGCTGGGCGATCCTCGGGCTGCTGACCGTGTTCGCGCTGGCGCGCGGGATCAATTCGGTGGCCGCGAAGGACGTGCTCGGCAAGACGATTGCCAAGCAGCGCCGCGGCACCGTGATGGGCTATGCCGCCTCGCTGGCCGGCTTCTTCACGCTGGGGCTGGGGGTCTATCTGACCCTGGCGAACCTCGAGGATGCCGGTATTGGCATATTCGTCGCCCTGTTGGCCGCCTCCGCCGGCGCCTGGTGGGTGGCGGCCGCGACCTTTACGCGCCTGCACGAGGCCCCGGGCTCCACCGAGGGCGGCGGCAACGCGATCACCCAGGCGCTGTCCTCGGTACGCCTGCTGTGGACCGACCGCGCGTTCGGGCACTTCGTGTTCACCCGCGCGCTGCTGATGAGCACGGCCCTGGCGCTGCCGTTCTATGTGCTGCTGGCCGAAGATGCGACCTCGGGGGATCTGGGCACGCTGGGGCTGCTGATCCTGGCCAGCGGGCTGGCCTCGGCGGTCAGCGCCCCGGTCTGGGGACGCCTGTCCGATCGTTCCTCCCGCTGGGTACTGATTCTCTCGGGCCTGCTGGCCGCAGGGCTCGGCATCCTGGTCGCCCTGGGTGTCTGGTTCGCGCCGGTGGATACCGACTCGGCGCTGGTGCCGGGCGGGGTCGTCTACGCGCTGCTGTTCTTCCTGCTGGGGGTCAGCCATGCCGGCGTGCGGCTGGGGCGCAAGACCTATCTGGTGGACATGGCCACCGAGAAGACCCGCGCCGCGTTCACCGCCGTCAGCAATACCGTGATCGGCGCGCTGCTGCTCGTGGGCGGGCTGTTCGGGCTGCTGGCCCAGCTCGCGGGCACCGAGGTCGCGATTTTCGTGCTCGCCCTGATGAGCCTGGCCGGCGCGGTCAGCGCCTGGTGGATGGGCGAGGCCTGAGGCCCGTCAGGCCTCGGCGTCGGTGCGCCTGTAGAGGAGATCGGCCACCGCGTGGCCGCGCCGCTCGCCGCGCCGCTCGAACTTGGTCACCGGGCGTTCCGGCGGCCGCCCCGGGGCCGGCACCGGGCCATCCGGTTCAAACCACGGCGCGCACTCTTCCAGTACCGCCATCATGTGCTCGGCGTATTCGGCCCAGTCGGTCGCCAGGTGCAGCCGCCCGCCCGGGCGCATACGCGAGGCCAGCAGGCGCACGAACGGTGGCTGGATCAAGCGGCGCTTGTGGTGGCGCTTCTTGTGCCAGGGATCGGGGAAATACACCTGAACCCCGTCCAGGGCCGCCGGCGCGATGTAGTGCTCCAGCAGTTCCACGGCGTCGTGGTCGGAGACGCGCACGTTGGTCAGACCGCGCTGCTCCACCTCGCGCAGCAGGTGACCCACGCCCGGGCGATGAACCTCGGTGCCGATGTAATCGCGCCCCGGGTTCTGCGCGGCCTGCTCGGCCAGGCTCTCGCCGTCGCCAAAGCCGATCTCCAGCGTGACCGGCGCTTCGCGGCCGAAGACGGCCGCCAGGTCCAGCGGTGCCGCGGGCTCCGGCAGCGCGAGCCCGAAGCGCGGCAACAGCTCGTCCAGCGCACGCTGCTGGCCCGGCGTCAGCCGCCCCTCGCGGCGCACGAAACTGCGGATACGCCGGTAAAAGGGCTTGTCCTCGGAGGCAGAATCAGCAGACTCACTCATGCTCAGCTGAAGAACAGGCCGGTCTGCGGCGAGGAGGCCGAGGCGTAGCGGCGCGGCGCCATGCGCCCGGCACGGTAGGCCTGACGCCCGGCGATGATCGCGTGACGCATGGCCGAGGCCATCATCACCGGGTCCTCGGCAGCCGCGATGGCGGTATTCATCAGCACCCCGTCGCAGCCCAGCTCCATCGCGATTGCGGCATCCGAGGCCGTGCCGACACCGGCATCGACCAGCACCGGAACGTTGGCGTTTTCGACGATCTCGCGGATGTTGTAGCGGTTCTGGATACCCAGCCCGGAGCCGATCGGGGCGGCCAGCGGCATGATCGCCAGACAGCCGATCTCTTCCAGGCGCTTCGCCAGCAGCGGATCGTCGGTGGTGTAGACCATCACGTCGAAGCCCTCGGCGACCAGGGTCTCGGCGGCCTTCACGGTCTCGAAGACATCCGGGTACAAGGTCTTCTCGTCGCCCAGGACCTCCAGCTTCACCAGGTTGTGCCCGTCCAGCAGCTCGCGCGCCAGGCGGCAGGTACGGATCGCGTCATCGGCGGTAAAGCAGCCGGCCGTGTTCGGCAGCAGCGTGTAGCGCTCCGGCGAGATCACGTCCAGCAGGTTGGGCTCGTCCGGGTTCTGGCCGATGTTGGTGCGGCGGATCGCGACCGTGACGATCTCCGCCCCGCTGGCCTCAATGGCATCACGGGTCTGATCGAGATCGCGGTACTTGCCTGTGCCCACCAGCAGACGGGAGGTGAACTCGCGTGAACCCACGCGGAAGAGGTCGTCGGCAGACGCGGCGGCCGATTCGGTCATGGTGATTCCTTCGTTGAAAGTAGTTACGGACGGCGACTCGGACTCAACCGCCCCCAATCGCCTGCACGATCTCCACGCGATCGCCGGGATGCAACGGGTGCGCGGCGTGCTCGCTGCGCGGTACCAGCTCCTCGTTGACCTCCACTGCCAGGCGGCGACCGCCCAGGCCACGCGCCTCGATCAGCGCAGCCAGGGTGGCCTCGCCATCTTCGGGGAGTTCGAAGGGTTCGCCGTTCAGCTGAATCTGCATAGTTCTTCGACTGGTCAATTTGCCGTTGAGCCGGAGGCCAACAAGACCTACAATCGCCGACTCAAGCGGGTGTAGTTCAATGGTAGAACGGGAGCTTCCCAAGCTCTTAATGTGGGTTCGATTCCCATCACCCGCTCCATTCTATCAGAGGCTTGCGCCTCCGGACCCCCATCGGACTGACGTGATCTGGACGCGATCCAGCAGCTGTTATATTGTCCGGAATATGTCTGCTACATCTGACAATCCGAATCTGCTGGACGTCGACGACGCCCGCGCGTTGCTGCGCGAACACACGATCTCTCCGACGGAGCAGCGCGTGGAGATTGCACGCGTAATGTTCGCGCGTCATCAGCACCTGAGCGCCGAACAAATCCTCGGCCGCCTGGTGCAGCATTCGTCGCGCGTCTCCAAGGCCACGGTCTACAACACGCTCAAGCTGTTCGCAGAGAAGGGCCTGGTGCGCGAGGTCGTGATCGACCCGACCAAGCTTTTCTACGACTCAAACCTGAATCCGCACCACCAC
It includes:
- a CDS encoding multifunctional CCA addition/repair protein, with protein sequence MQTYLVGGAVRDRLLGRPVHERDYVVVGSTPEAMEAAGFRPVGRDFPVFLHPETHEEYALARTERKTARGYHGFQFNASPEVTLEADLERRDLTINAMAEDADGHLIDCYNGQADLEARLLRHVSPAFAEDPVRLLRVARFAAQLEPWGFRVADDTRELMRELVTSGEVDALVPERVWAECEKALKSPAPRRFIEVLREAGALARLFPEIECLFGVPQPARYHPEIDTGVHTLMVLDQATRLSESPEVRFAALVHDLGKGNTDPEILPSHHGHEERGVVLIRALAERLRIPNRYRELAVRVARYHGLVHRVFELRPKTVMKLVDGLDALRRPDNVEPFLLAVEADFRGRTGWQDKPYPQADAVRRAVAAAQGVDVQTLMAEGHKGKALGEALERARIRAIEDALHTAPNP
- a CDS encoding protein-L-isoaspartate O-methyltransferase, which gives rise to MDFALARMNMVEQQVRPWDVLDMRVLDVMETLPRERFMPDAYKALAYADSEIPLGHGAHTLPPVVIGRLLQAAAAQPTETVLEIGTGSGYVTACLARLAAHVDSIERIDELRLNARNTLVDLGLENASLRTATVTPEWAPPRERYDVIVLTGAMTEYNDFLERYLTLGGRLFVITGDGPIMQANLITRTTEDSVRHDVLFETRVEPLVGFEPKPAFEF
- a CDS encoding TolC family outer membrane protein; its protein translation is MNRSVKRIFSTLATAGIALLVASPAPAASLLEVYERAATEDAELRAAKAEYRSVLENRPIARSAFLPQITGDAEAGAFYNNYRNRDSFDGRQTSFGVSLMQSLYDRRNFIELTQADLEIARAEAELDAARQDLILRVSEAYFDVLVAQETLAFREAELEAIGRQLEQTERRFEVGLIASTDVKEAQAQRDIAVAERIAAENQLDVAREQLAVITNTYWDELDVLREDAELTPPEPADAQAWVDIALENNLELAAQRLTTETAREQIQRQRAEGQPRLNLNASVSENRFHGIDDGGAGAQGVGPLFNEGTEAQVGVRLEVPFYTGGRVSALTRQAREDFQAAQEGQSLVERRTTQDTRNAYLSVIANSSRVRALEQALISTQAAFESAEAGFEVGTRTQVDVLLALREVFRAERDYAEARYGFLTDSLRLQRAAGRLSVADLESINQLLER
- a CDS encoding isochorismatase family protein produces the protein MTVDPHARCDRARSRLVLIDLQERLLAAMPDSERDAVERHTARLVEAARKLDIPIEVSRQYPKGLGEVTASLQQALDGHGTLTDKTAFSCCAEDDLHARLTGGDQIILTGAETHICVTQTALELLDAGVTVFVVEDAVCSRDATRKRNGLERLRAAGAIITNHESVLFEWLRDAADPQFRELSQLIR
- a CDS encoding homoserine O-succinyltransferase, translating into MPLVAHSDLPTFARLKSEGETVLPSDFAQQQEIRALHIGLLNMMPDAALAATERQFFRLIGESNQIAQFYIHPFTLPQLKRGPKGRDHIKQYYEDFEDLKKDGLDALIITGANVTQPDLALEPFWEPLAEVVDWAWDNVTSTLCSCLATHAVLQARYGEHRVHMGEKLWGVFPHRVVDRGHPLVTGVNTRFDVPHSRYNDVSREQFERHGLRVLVESEQSGIHLGASPDGFRMVFFQGHPEYDSISLLKEYKREVVRYIQGERESYPPLPENYLLPQAAAILDEHREHVQVAVEHCTEIPALPEALLLDRLDNTWHDTALAVMNNWLGNVYQLTNLDRRKPFRDSVDPNDPLAGRR
- a CDS encoding MFS transporter; protein product: MAETDSEKLPRPILHLYETIAGEEDARVCKDIPEDACRAQPVNFFVHLVSNTLSKIGDELASARLVLAWLLGALGAPAAFAGFLVPIRESGSLLPQLFVAASIRRRAIRKGFWILGSVLSGLAVAGMAIVALTLEGAAAGWAILGLLTVFALARGINSVAAKDVLGKTIAKQRRGTVMGYAASLAGFFTLGLGVYLTLANLEDAGIGIFVALLAASAGAWWVAAATFTRLHEAPGSTEGGGNAITQALSSVRLLWTDRAFGHFVFTRALLMSTALALPFYVLLAEDATSGDLGTLGLLILASGLASAVSAPVWGRLSDRSSRWVLILSGLLAAGLGILVALGVWFAPVDTDSALVPGGVVYALLFFLLGVSHAGVRLGRKTYLVDMATEKTRAAFTAVSNTVIGALLLVGGLFGLLAQLAGTEVAIFVLALMSLAGAVSAWWMGEA
- the trmB gene encoding tRNA (guanosine(46)-N7)-methyltransferase TrmB, translated to MSESADSASEDKPFYRRIRSFVRREGRLTPGQQRALDELLPRFGLALPEPAAPLDLAAVFGREAPVTLEIGFGDGESLAEQAAQNPGRDYIGTEVHRPGVGHLLREVEQRGLTNVRVSDHDAVELLEHYIAPAALDGVQVYFPDPWHKKRHHKRRLIQPPFVRLLASRMRPGGRLHLATDWAEYAEHMMAVLEECAPWFEPDGPVPAPGRPPERPVTKFERRGERRGHAVADLLYRRTDAEA
- a CDS encoding thiazole synthase, which encodes MTESAAASADDLFRVGSREFTSRLLVGTGKYRDLDQTRDAIEASGAEIVTVAIRRTNIGQNPDEPNLLDVISPERYTLLPNTAGCFTADDAIRTCRLARELLDGHNLVKLEVLGDEKTLYPDVFETVKAAETLVAEGFDVMVYTTDDPLLAKRLEEIGCLAIMPLAAPIGSGLGIQNRYNIREIVENANVPVLVDAGVGTASDAAIAMELGCDGVLMNTAIAAAEDPVMMASAMRHAIIAGRQAYRAGRMAPRRYASASSPQTGLFFS
- the thiS gene encoding sulfur carrier protein ThiS, which codes for MQIQLNGEPFELPEDGEATLAALIEARGLGGRRLAVEVNEELVPRSEHAAHPLHPGDRVEIVQAIGGG
- a CDS encoding Fur family transcriptional regulator; this encodes MSATSDNPNLLDVDDARALLREHTISPTEQRVEIARVMFARHQHLSAEQILGRLVQHSSRVSKATVYNTLKLFAEKGLVREVVIDPTKLFYDSNLNPHHHLFHTDTGELEDVDPARVDISHLPPLPEGKELLGVDVIIRVSERTA